The Oceanisphaera avium genome includes a region encoding these proteins:
- a CDS encoding efflux RND transporter permease subunit, with protein sequence MNIANYTLTKRTIAWLVCVLLLVGGYMSYQKLGRFEDPEFVIRQAVISTPYPGALPSQVAEEVTDVIEDAVQQLQELKEVTSISRMGDSLVKVEINMEFARSRAELEQVWDKLRRKINDAQRQLPPGAGPSVVNDDFGDVYALFFAVTGDGYSLQQIKDYIDDLERELLLVPGVARIATLGAPQEAIFLEISASKASQLGIPLDNIYHVLKQQNVITDAGNLRIGPQRIYFSPEGQADSVDALGNIALASADGEQVIFLKDVATISRSEVEPPRALMAIDGRPAIGLGISQVAGGNVVDMGDAVKARLAELDSQRPLGIELEVVSYQSDSVRESVDGFVTNLVAAVAIVVLVLILFMGWRSGIVVGGVLVLTVAGTLIAMLLDNIAMQRVSLGALIIALGMLVDNAIVVTDGILVRMQKGERAESAAVAVVKSTQWPLLGGTLVGILAFSAIGLSPTDMGEYAGSLFWVILYSMMLSWLFAVTLTPLLCVSLLKVNVTDASTAKESGILRRYRSVLQAALGKRLLSGGILLALLASAIVGFNWVQVGFMPESARPQFVIDMNLAQGSDITETEKELAEMADYVKDKASVTQVTSFVGQGGLRFMLTYSPEDPNTSYGQLLVDVDDAKGISALVNELQEELTELHPQAEIKVWKFMLGRGGGKKIEAAFMGPEPSVLRQLAEEAKAIMASDPEAIAVQDDWRQKVPVLHPVIDEVAARRAGLDITDISQAINRAFTGQRIGVYREADKLIPIIARSPQTERAAAQDVGNVQVYSPTAQDYLPVSQLVKELKVEWSDAIIRRVDGFATIKAQVDPLPGEQSTPLFERLRPAVEAIKLPPGYKLEWHGEYKASNEANEGLAISAPYGFSAMILAVVVMFNALRQPLVIWLTAPLAIIGVTVGLVLFQVPFEFMAILGCLSLIGMLVKNSIVLVDQADAEIQEGKARYQAVIDAAVSRARPVFLGAFTTILGVAPLLMDPFFKSMAVVIMFGLTFATALTLVVVPLLYAVFFNIQPQEQ encoded by the coding sequence GTGAATATTGCCAACTATACCCTCACTAAGCGCACCATTGCTTGGCTGGTTTGTGTGCTGCTGTTAGTGGGCGGTTACATGAGCTACCAAAAGTTGGGTCGCTTTGAAGATCCCGAGTTTGTGATCCGCCAAGCGGTGATCTCCACCCCCTATCCCGGTGCATTGCCGAGTCAGGTGGCTGAGGAAGTAACGGACGTTATCGAGGATGCGGTACAACAACTGCAAGAGCTGAAAGAAGTCACCTCTATTTCGCGCATGGGCGACTCGTTAGTCAAAGTTGAAATTAATATGGAGTTTGCTCGCAGTCGCGCTGAGCTAGAGCAGGTGTGGGATAAGTTGCGGCGCAAGATAAACGACGCCCAGCGTCAGTTGCCGCCCGGCGCCGGGCCTTCCGTGGTAAACGATGACTTTGGCGATGTGTATGCGTTATTTTTTGCGGTTACCGGTGACGGTTATAGCCTGCAACAAATCAAAGATTATATTGACGATCTGGAGCGCGAGCTGTTGCTGGTGCCCGGCGTGGCGCGCATTGCCACCTTAGGTGCGCCGCAAGAGGCGATATTTTTGGAGATTTCTGCCAGTAAAGCCAGTCAGCTTGGCATACCGCTGGACAATATCTATCACGTGCTTAAGCAGCAAAATGTTATCACCGATGCGGGTAATTTGCGCATTGGCCCGCAACGAATTTATTTTAGTCCTGAAGGTCAGGCCGACTCTGTTGATGCCCTAGGCAATATTGCGTTGGCCTCAGCAGACGGGGAGCAGGTGATCTTCTTAAAAGACGTGGCCACTATTAGCCGTTCTGAAGTTGAGCCGCCTCGTGCCTTAATGGCTATCGATGGTCGACCGGCCATTGGGTTGGGCATTTCGCAAGTGGCTGGCGGCAACGTGGTGGACATGGGGGATGCAGTTAAAGCGCGCTTAGCCGAGCTAGACTCCCAGCGTCCACTCGGCATAGAGCTGGAGGTAGTGTCGTATCAATCGGACTCGGTACGCGAGTCTGTCGATGGCTTTGTGACGAACTTAGTCGCAGCGGTGGCCATAGTGGTGCTGGTATTAATCCTGTTTATGGGTTGGCGCAGTGGCATTGTGGTAGGAGGCGTATTAGTGCTGACCGTGGCCGGAACCTTAATTGCTATGTTGCTCGATAATATCGCAATGCAACGAGTGTCGTTAGGGGCGCTGATTATTGCGCTTGGCATGTTGGTGGATAACGCCATCGTGGTGACAGATGGCATCTTAGTGCGCATGCAAAAAGGCGAACGGGCTGAGTCGGCAGCGGTGGCGGTGGTAAAAAGCACGCAATGGCCGCTGTTGGGCGGTACTTTAGTGGGTATTTTGGCTTTTAGTGCCATTGGTTTATCACCCACCGATATGGGCGAATATGCAGGCTCACTATTTTGGGTGATCCTATACTCTATGATGCTGAGCTGGTTGTTTGCCGTCACCTTAACGCCCTTGTTATGCGTGTCATTGTTAAAGGTTAACGTCACCGATGCCAGTACCGCAAAAGAATCAGGTATCTTACGCCGTTATCGCAGCGTATTGCAGGCGGCATTAGGTAAGCGCTTGCTTAGCGGTGGTATTTTGTTGGCTTTACTCGCCAGTGCCATAGTGGGCTTTAACTGGGTACAGGTGGGCTTTATGCCTGAGTCGGCGCGCCCGCAGTTTGTGATCGATATGAACTTAGCCCAAGGCAGTGATATTACCGAGACGGAAAAAGAGTTGGCAGAGATGGCTGACTATGTAAAAGACAAAGCCAGTGTAACGCAAGTCACCAGCTTTGTGGGGCAGGGGGGCTTGCGTTTTATGCTGACTTATAGCCCGGAAGATCCTAACACTAGTTATGGTCAGTTATTGGTGGATGTAGACGATGCTAAGGGCATTAGTGCACTGGTGAATGAGCTGCAAGAAGAACTGACCGAACTGCATCCCCAAGCCGAGATCAAGGTATGGAAATTTATGCTAGGTCGCGGCGGCGGTAAAAAAATAGAAGCCGCCTTTATGGGGCCAGAGCCCAGTGTTCTACGCCAATTAGCCGAAGAAGCCAAAGCCATTATGGCTTCGGATCCAGAGGCGATCGCGGTACAAGATGATTGGCGCCAAAAAGTGCCGGTATTACATCCCGTGATCGATGAGGTGGCGGCTCGTCGCGCCGGCTTAGACATTACCGATATTAGCCAAGCCATTAATCGGGCCTTCACCGGCCAGCGTATTGGTGTCTATCGTGAGGCAGATAAACTGATCCCGATCATCGCTCGTTCGCCGCAAACAGAACGGGCGGCGGCACAAGATGTAGGCAACGTGCAAGTTTATAGCCCGACCGCGCAAGACTACTTGCCGGTGAGCCAGCTGGTGAAAGAGCTGAAGGTAGAGTGGAGTGATGCCATTATTCGCCGCGTCGATGGTTTTGCGACGATTAAAGCGCAGGTGGATCCGCTGCCGGGTGAGCAATCTACGCCGCTGTTTGAACGACTACGCCCAGCAGTAGAAGCGATCAAATTACCTCCAGGTTATAAACTGGAATGGCATGGCGAATATAAAGCATCTAATGAAGCCAATGAAGGCTTAGCTATCTCGGCGCCCTATGGCTTTAGCGCCATGATCTTAGCGGTGGTGGTGATGTTTAATGCGCTGCGCCAGCCGTTAGTGATTTGGTTAACCGCACCCTTAGCCATTATTGGTGTGACCGTCGGCTTAGTGTTGTTTCAGGTGCCCTTTGAATTTATGGCGATCCTTGGTTGTTTAAGTTTAATTGGCATGTTGGTGAAAAACTCCATCGTGCTGGTAGACCAAGCTGATGCCGAAATTCAAGAGGGCAAGGCGCGCTATCAAGCGGTGATTGATGCGGCAGTAAGTCGTGCTAGGCCGGTTTTCTTAGGCGCTTTTACTACTATCCTAGGGGTGGCTCCGCTGCTGATGGATCCCTTCTTTAAGAGTATGGCAGTGGTAATCATGTTTGGTCTTACTTTTGCCACGGCCTTAACGCTGGTAGTAGTGCCACTATTGTATGCGGTGTTCTTTAATATTCAGCCACAAGAGCAGTAA
- the pncB gene encoding nicotinate phosphoribosyltransferase — protein MTDEKGANQLSSSGHEYVIQSLLDTDLYKFTMMQTVLHQHPAAEVEYHFRSRNKQLDFSECLVEIEQEIAHLCQLRLTEDELNYLGKLDYIKPDFIHFLRLFRLDQRFIYLSGNEGELILKIQGPWLHTILFEVPLLSIISEVYCRKHNPQPDLKGARARLHEKIDLVRSQPEYADFRFSDFGTRRRYSRNWQQEVVQTLAQELPEQFSGTSNLDLARRLNLKPVGTLAHEFMQAFQALGPRLIDSQKMALEAWVHEYRGQLGIALTDVVGMDAFLRDFDLYFAKLFDGLRQDSGDPVEWTEKALAHYQKLNIDPRSKTLVYSDGLTMHSALDLHTRFRKRCKPAFGIGTHLTNDIMSETPINIVLKMTSCNGQAVAKLSDSPGKAMSDDEGYMAYLAQVFEVDIL, from the coding sequence ATGACTGATGAAAAAGGCGCAAACCAATTATCAAGCTCTGGACACGAGTATGTCATCCAGTCGTTGCTCGATACCGACTTATATAAATTCACTATGATGCAAACCGTCTTGCATCAGCATCCCGCCGCCGAAGTGGAATACCACTTTCGTAGTCGCAATAAACAACTTGACTTTAGTGAGTGTTTAGTCGAAATAGAACAAGAAATTGCGCATCTATGTCAGTTGCGGCTCACCGAAGACGAGCTCAACTATTTAGGAAAGCTGGATTATATCAAACCCGACTTTATTCATTTTTTACGCTTGTTTCGCCTCGACCAGCGCTTTATTTACCTAAGTGGTAACGAGGGAGAGTTAATCTTAAAGATCCAAGGCCCTTGGTTACATACCATTTTATTTGAAGTGCCATTATTGTCGATTATTAGCGAAGTGTATTGTCGAAAGCATAATCCGCAGCCAGATTTAAAAGGGGCACGCGCGCGCTTGCATGAAAAAATTGATTTGGTGCGCAGCCAACCTGAGTATGCCGACTTTCGCTTTTCTGACTTTGGTACTCGCCGGCGTTATTCTCGTAATTGGCAACAAGAAGTCGTACAAACACTCGCTCAAGAGCTGCCAGAGCAGTTTTCTGGCACCAGTAATTTAGACTTAGCGCGACGCCTTAATTTAAAACCCGTGGGCACCTTGGCTCATGAATTTATGCAAGCTTTTCAAGCTCTGGGCCCCCGGCTAATTGATAGTCAAAAAATGGCACTAGAAGCGTGGGTCCATGAGTATCGCGGCCAGCTTGGAATTGCGCTCACCGATGTGGTGGGCATGGATGCGTTCTTACGCGACTTTGATCTTTACTTTGCTAAGTTATTTGATGGCTTGCGCCAAGACTCGGGAGATCCAGTCGAGTGGACAGAAAAGGCCTTGGCTCATTATCAAAAGCTCAACATTGATCCACGTAGTAAAACCTTGGTCTACAGTGATGGCCTCACCATGCACAGTGCGCTGGACTTGCATACGCGTTTTCGAAAGCGTTGTAAGCCCGCCTTTGGCATTGGCACCCACTTAACTAACGATATTATGAGCGAGACTCCTATTAATATCGTGCTTAAAATGACCAGCTGTAATGGCCAAGCAGTGGCTAAATTATCAGACAGCCCAGGCAAAGCCATGAGCGACGATGAAGGGTATATGGCCTATTTGGCACAGGTATTTGAGGTGGATATTTTATAA
- the cydB gene encoding cytochrome d ubiquinol oxidase subunit II — translation MDLALFYYLLLGFAVLIYVVLDGFDLGLGILYPWFKSQNERDHMMRSISHVWDGNETWLVFGGVVLFAAFPAAYAGILSTMYIPIFLMLIGLIFRGVAFEYRFKSKRSKPLWDKAFFLGSAVATFCQGTILGAVVQGVEAGEQGALDWLSPFSIFTGISLMVAYALLACCYLVMKSRGKIVARSAHLGRKLVVALMVILVIVSLWTLIANEEVRARWLDGMNFFYLLPLPLLSALFGWLLYRDLDGEPHETRPFWFAVGLFIMGFAGLVVGLFPFLIPHQLTLWQASAPDSSLVFLLPGIFIFLPLIGGYTLWGYRIFSGKVEDFEEGY, via the coding sequence ATGGACTTGGCGCTGTTTTATTATTTATTACTGGGCTTTGCCGTTCTCATTTATGTGGTACTGGATGGCTTTGATTTAGGCTTAGGTATCTTATATCCCTGGTTTAAAAGCCAAAATGAACGTGACCACATGATGCGCTCTATCTCTCATGTGTGGGATGGTAATGAGACATGGTTAGTATTTGGCGGGGTAGTGTTATTTGCAGCTTTTCCCGCCGCCTACGCGGGCATACTGTCGACTATGTATATCCCCATTTTTTTAATGCTGATAGGGCTTATCTTTCGCGGCGTGGCCTTTGAGTATCGCTTTAAATCTAAGCGCTCTAAACCGCTATGGGACAAAGCGTTTTTCTTAGGCTCAGCGGTAGCCACTTTTTGCCAAGGCACCATTTTGGGCGCTGTGGTACAGGGTGTTGAGGCCGGCGAACAAGGTGCATTGGACTGGCTCTCTCCCTTTAGTATTTTTACCGGTATCTCGCTGATGGTGGCGTATGCACTCTTAGCTTGTTGTTATTTAGTGATGAAAAGCCGCGGTAAAATCGTGGCGCGCTCCGCTCATTTAGGGCGCAAGCTAGTGGTGGCCTTGATGGTGATTTTGGTGATTGTCAGCCTATGGACCTTAATCGCCAATGAAGAAGTGCGCGCTCGCTGGTTAGATGGCATGAACTTTTTCTATCTGCTGCCACTGCCACTATTAAGTGCGTTATTTGGTTGGCTACTATATCGAGACTTAGACGGCGAACCCCATGAAACGCGTCCTTTTTGGTTTGCAGTGGGCCTGTTTATTATGGGCTTTGCGGGATTAGTGGTGGGTTTATTCCCCTTTCTTATTCCCCATCAGCTCACCTTATGGCAAGCCAGTGCGCCGGACTCCAGTTTAGTGTTTTTATTACCGGGCATCTTTATCTTCTTGCCCTTAATTGGCGGTTATACTTTATGGGGCTATCGGATCTTCTCCGGTAAGGTAGAAGATTTTGAAGAAGGATATTAA
- a CDS encoding efflux RND transporter periplasmic adaptor subunit, producing the protein MKKYLRLWLAVGLVSALSGCGEPEPEAQAEAVIRPVPMMKVTASHGLSGLRFPGRVRAVQRAELAFNLPGRMIELPVKEGQRIEKGALVARLDDETVKLQLASAQAQYNKASTDYNRVNKIWQQSKAVAKAEVDQKRTAMEVARASFLAAKKDVADTRLLAPFAGVVTKRQVENFSNVQAKQTIVSLQDPNELEIVINVSERIVRAEPKSVAGVAVFADFPNTPLPVSLKSFSSQADAQTQSYEVVLALAPGFSLKVLPGMSVEVQPQADASDVQLAKIWVPLTAILSNAKDETQVWLFDEQSQRVSAHNITLGQVQDTEVQVLSGLSGGEHIVTAGVSQLREGMQVRPLAR; encoded by the coding sequence TTGAAAAAATATCTGAGGTTATGGCTGGCGGTAGGACTAGTTAGCGCACTAAGTGGTTGCGGTGAGCCAGAGCCTGAGGCGCAAGCTGAAGCCGTGATCCGCCCAGTGCCAATGATGAAAGTGACAGCCAGTCATGGCCTGTCAGGTTTGCGCTTTCCTGGGCGAGTACGGGCAGTACAACGCGCAGAGTTGGCCTTTAATTTGCCTGGCCGGATGATTGAACTACCGGTTAAAGAGGGCCAGCGCATCGAGAAAGGGGCGCTGGTGGCTCGCCTCGATGATGAAACCGTTAAGCTGCAATTAGCCTCCGCTCAAGCCCAATATAACAAGGCTAGCACCGATTATAACCGGGTTAATAAAATCTGGCAGCAGAGTAAAGCGGTAGCCAAAGCTGAGGTCGATCAAAAGCGCACCGCTATGGAAGTAGCGCGCGCTAGCTTTTTAGCCGCTAAAAAAGACGTGGCAGATACCCGTTTATTGGCGCCTTTTGCCGGTGTTGTGACTAAACGCCAAGTTGAGAATTTCAGTAATGTGCAAGCCAAACAAACCATCGTTAGCCTGCAAGATCCTAATGAGTTGGAGATAGTAATTAATGTCTCGGAACGCATCGTGCGCGCTGAGCCTAAATCCGTAGCGGGAGTGGCGGTGTTTGCCGATTTTCCCAATACCCCGCTGCCGGTGAGCTTAAAGTCTTTTTCCTCACAAGCTGATGCCCAAACCCAAAGTTATGAAGTGGTGCTAGCGCTTGCGCCAGGCTTTAGCCTAAAAGTGCTGCCGGGGATGTCGGTAGAAGTACAGCCCCAAGCCGATGCCAGCGACGTACAATTAGCAAAAATATGGGTGCCATTAACGGCCATCTTGTCCAACGCTAAAGATGAGACTCAAGTTTGGCTATTTGATGAGCAAAGTCAGCGAGTGAGTGCCCACAACATAACCTTAGGCCAAGTACAAGATACCGAGGTGCAAGTGTTAAGTGGCTTAAGTGGTGGCGAGCATATTGTGACCGCCGGTGTTAGTCAGCTGCGTGAGGGCATGCAGGTGCGCCCGCTTGCGCGTTAA
- a CDS encoding DUF2750 domain-containing protein, with product MSDSHQQDYQRFLDEVTANHVMWGVRFGEEWVVCDSSEFEDTEVMPVWSTEAEAKAQCIDEWAEYIPFEISLAEFLEVWVEDMSEDGVRIGPNWDEDLDGVELDVLELVKALA from the coding sequence ATGAGCGATAGCCACCAGCAAGATTATCAGCGTTTTCTCGACGAAGTTACCGCCAACCATGTGATGTGGGGCGTGCGTTTTGGCGAGGAGTGGGTCGTTTGTGACTCATCAGAGTTTGAAGATACCGAAGTGATGCCGGTGTGGTCTACTGAGGCCGAAGCTAAGGCGCAGTGTATCGACGAATGGGCTGAGTATATTCCGTTTGAAATTAGCCTAGCGGAGTTTTTAGAAGTTTGGGTTGAAGATATGTCTGAAGATGGCGTGCGCATCGGTCCTAACTGGGATGAAGACTTAGACGGGGTGGAGCTCGATGTTCTTGAGTTAGTGAAAGCGCTCGCTTAA
- a CDS encoding 4a-hydroxytetrahydrobiopterin dehydratase has product MTELAQQDCTACKAGAPQVSDEQQLTLMQSLPQWHCLTRDGERQLERVFHFKNFKQAWAFSNKVAELAEREFHHPALTLEWGKVTVTWWTHAIKGLHYNDFIMAARTDKLF; this is encoded by the coding sequence ATGACAGAGCTTGCTCAACAAGACTGCACCGCCTGTAAAGCTGGCGCGCCACAGGTGAGTGACGAGCAACAGCTGACCTTAATGCAGTCTTTACCGCAGTGGCATTGTTTAACTCGAGATGGCGAGCGCCAATTAGAGCGCGTTTTTCATTTTAAAAACTTTAAGCAAGCGTGGGCTTTTAGTAATAAAGTGGCTGAGCTTGCCGAGCGTGAGTTTCATCATCCTGCTCTTACGCTGGAATGGGGTAAAGTGACCGTGACTTGGTGGACTCATGCCATTAAGGGCTTACATTATAATGACTTTATTATGGCAGCGCGCACCGATAAATTATTTTAA
- a CDS encoding DeoR family transcriptional regulator, which translates to MSTHYQQVTTHFGHVFPAHVEELCELLIVLRKQFYGDLDLMLIMAIIGSRTLPARHSTAMTYQEFMDSGKEVTQAQAINIQSVAECSGIARETVRRKIQKLMTLGLVVRDEQGMLSVTNNATSELSTSTEASLQYLAALGDAYLAASREASPPKAL; encoded by the coding sequence ATGTCTACTCATTATCAACAAGTTACCACTCACTTTGGTCATGTTTTTCCGGCTCACGTGGAAGAGCTGTGTGAGCTATTAATTGTGTTACGCAAACAATTTTACGGTGATCTGGACCTCATGCTGATTATGGCAATTATTGGCTCACGTACTCTGCCCGCTCGCCACAGCACGGCCATGACCTATCAGGAGTTTATGGATAGCGGCAAAGAGGTGACTCAAGCTCAAGCGATTAATATTCAATCGGTTGCTGAGTGTAGTGGCATAGCGCGAGAAACCGTGCGTCGTAAAATCCAAAAGCTAATGACGCTAGGTTTGGTAGTACGTGATGAACAAGGCATGCTTAGCGTTACCAATAACGCGACCAGCGAATTATCAACCTCTACCGAAGCGAGCCTGCAATACCTTGCCGCTTTAGGGGACGCCTATTTAGCCGCCAGTCGTGAGGCTAGCCCACCAAAAGCGCTCTAA
- a CDS encoding isochorismatase family protein encodes MQLPAKHYVASFDVDAQYTFTPACPDELPVSEGDTLGPELNAQAQFGAYRIGSKDAHSPHALWISHEQAPPFSAIAGKNMDIRWPSHAVPGTKGFELLSELPHPADYDFFVWKGVEPDMHPYGACYHDLAERMSTGVIEFLQAKQVTTVLIGGLATDYCVRHTTLQLLKAGFKVIVNLAATRGVAPDSTAQALEEMTQAGAQLIANAAALTQ; translated from the coding sequence ATGCAACTGCCCGCTAAACACTATGTCGCCAGTTTCGATGTGGATGCGCAATACACCTTTACCCCTGCTTGCCCTGACGAACTGCCGGTGAGTGAAGGTGATACCTTAGGCCCAGAGCTTAATGCTCAAGCGCAGTTTGGGGCTTATCGGATTGGCTCTAAAGATGCGCACTCGCCCCATGCGTTATGGATTAGTCATGAACAAGCGCCACCCTTCTCTGCCATTGCCGGAAAAAACATGGATATTCGCTGGCCCAGCCATGCGGTGCCCGGCACTAAAGGCTTTGAGTTATTAAGCGAGCTACCTCATCCAGCAGACTACGATTTTTTTGTGTGGAAAGGCGTGGAGCCAGATATGCATCCCTATGGCGCTTGCTATCACGACTTGGCTGAACGCATGAGCACCGGCGTTATTGAGTTTTTACAAGCGAAGCAAGTGACCACCGTATTAATAGGCGGCTTAGCGACCGATTACTGTGTGCGCCATACCACTTTGCAGCTACTGAAAGCCGGTTTTAAAGTTATCGTTAATCTTGCTGCCACCCGTGGCGTAGCGCCAGACTCAACGGCTCAGGCATTAGAGGAAATGACACAAGCGGGGGCACAATTAATAGCTAATGCCGCCGCGCTCACCCAATAG
- a CDS encoding META domain-containing protein, whose protein sequence is MKSFTSFAWLSAAAVTVISGCADPNAASEQHQLTGSLSYLSRIALAPESVAQVRIKDTSVANGKVIAEQKIDLDKQQLPIPFTLELKNHKLDAGTYSLSALIKEQGQVTWRSSPIGVTGKPSDIALGNLELHQVHEGEFNGLMQCGEQRIHLAFSEEHLDLRVGEQRFNLEQVRAASGARYQASDDANTELWNKGANAQLKIKGNAYPECVSTTQALLQGGEWQVVDLNGEDMRVPSEAEQVGEGTLNFSDDGRVFGQAFCNNLTGSYQLTGDKLSTSQLAGTMMLCADAQMQSERTMLEILGQAQRIEFSDSGELIIFAKDGRTITAK, encoded by the coding sequence ATGAAATCATTCACATCTTTCGCATGGCTGTCTGCAGCGGCGGTTACCGTTATTAGTGGTTGTGCAGACCCTAATGCTGCTAGCGAGCAACATCAGCTTACGGGTAGTTTGTCTTATTTATCTCGTATTGCACTGGCACCTGAAAGTGTGGCCCAGGTGCGTATTAAAGACACCAGTGTGGCTAACGGTAAGGTAATTGCCGAGCAAAAAATAGACCTAGATAAGCAACAGTTACCCATTCCTTTTACGCTTGAATTAAAAAATCATAAGTTAGATGCGGGCACTTATAGCTTAAGCGCGCTGATTAAAGAACAAGGCCAAGTGACGTGGCGCAGCTCGCCCATCGGGGTTACGGGAAAGCCCAGTGATATCGCCCTCGGTAACCTAGAGTTGCATCAAGTGCATGAAGGCGAATTTAATGGCTTAATGCAATGTGGCGAGCAACGTATTCATTTAGCCTTTAGTGAGGAGCACCTAGATTTGCGGGTAGGCGAGCAGCGCTTCAACTTAGAGCAAGTGAGAGCCGCGTCTGGCGCTCGTTACCAAGCCAGCGATGATGCTAATACTGAGCTTTGGAATAAAGGCGCTAATGCGCAACTGAAGATAAAAGGTAACGCCTATCCAGAGTGCGTCTCCACAACGCAAGCGCTGTTACAAGGCGGTGAGTGGCAAGTCGTAGACCTTAATGGCGAAGACATGCGGGTGCCCAGTGAGGCCGAGCAAGTAGGCGAGGGCACACTTAATTTTAGTGATGATGGCCGAGTATTTGGCCAAGCCTTTTGTAATAACCTCACTGGTAGCTATCAGCTAACAGGAGATAAGCTAAGTACTTCCCAGTTGGCGGGGACTATGATGCTGTGCGCCGATGCTCAAATGCAAAGTGAACGCACTATGTTAGAGATACTGGGGCAAGCACAGCGCATTGAGTTTAGCGACAGTGGTGAGCTGATTATCTTTGCTAAGGATGGTCGCACTATCACGGCTAAATAA
- the zapE gene encoding cell division protein ZapE, which yields MDGFYHSVQALGIPCKRLHFHHFMRWVHRRLFELTGHAAPLTQLAADLADDIRVLCLDELFISDIGDAMLVGPLLQLLFAQQMVVVITSNQAPEQLYENGFNRARLLAAIADIKSHLVVCNINGHQDHRLQPGAMQSRYWVQQPQQLAKVFNTLTLEDGAHLPLTLGHRSINTLGFRQQVLWCRYQDLCEVPLSSSDFIALCDHSRAILLSDVPKLSDTVRQRAIARGTEDGATQVHTGDRVLPTLSRQDDGVRRFIALVDECYDRQIPLYLSAAVPLEELYASGALSFAFRRTLSRLQEMQFVRFGPA from the coding sequence ATGGATGGCTTCTATCACAGTGTGCAAGCGCTAGGCATACCTTGTAAACGGCTGCATTTTCATCATTTTATGCGCTGGGTACATCGGCGACTCTTTGAGCTGACTGGCCATGCGGCGCCATTAACGCAGTTAGCCGCCGATCTTGCCGATGATATTCGCGTCTTATGTTTAGATGAGCTTTTTATTAGTGATATTGGTGACGCCATGTTGGTTGGGCCACTATTACAGCTGTTGTTCGCCCAGCAAATGGTGGTCGTGATTACTTCTAATCAAGCGCCAGAGCAGCTATACGAAAATGGCTTTAACCGCGCGCGTTTATTAGCCGCCATTGCCGATATTAAAAGCCATTTGGTGGTATGCAATATCAACGGTCACCAAGATCATCGTTTGCAGCCAGGAGCCATGCAGTCTCGCTATTGGGTACAACAGCCTCAACAATTAGCTAAGGTGTTTAACACGCTTACCCTTGAGGATGGCGCGCACCTGCCATTAACGCTTGGGCATCGCTCCATCAACACCTTAGGCTTTCGCCAACAGGTGCTCTGGTGTCGTTATCAAGATTTATGTGAAGTGCCACTAAGTAGTAGTGATTTTATTGCATTGTGCGATCACAGCCGCGCCATTTTACTCAGTGACGTACCCAAGCTTAGCGACACCGTGCGCCAACGGGCCATAGCGCGCGGCACCGAAGATGGCGCAACCCAAGTGCACACGGGTGATAGAGTGTTGCCGACCTTATCGCGCCAAGACGATGGTGTGCGCCGCTTTATTGCTTTAGTCGATGAGTGTTACGACCGTCAAATACCACTTTACTTGAGTGCGGCCGTACCGTTAGAGGAGTTATATGCAAGTGGCGCACTGAGCTTTGCATTTCGGCGCACGCTCAGTCGCTTGCAAGAAATGCAGTTTGTGCGCTTTGGGCCAGCTTAG